The following proteins come from a genomic window of Lolium rigidum isolate FL_2022 chromosome 5, APGP_CSIRO_Lrig_0.1, whole genome shotgun sequence:
- the LOC124651072 gene encoding interferon-induced, double-stranded RNA-activated protein kinase-like: MSIHLHPMEDRAAVRVYTIAGARKKWRTIGFYTICRIILKDNLPSFSTEQLFGTQVVQFSVRRCEELLFPPFHLKFKQDFNSLKRLGKGTEGEVFKCSSNFAEYVCAVKKVVPSDLMITSTNFEPSDVTILSELNHPNIVKLHLCWNELGKDYFGRPAEVTFTSMLLCDRTLSTFLKENSRIELDTANDIFRQMMMGLQHAHQHHIVHHDLKPDNILVDDNQRIMISDFGTAKKKESPNSMLQPGVIGSLPYSAPEVTNFHESHDEKADIFSAGIICYELYIPTVAHREQKVKEMSRRIRQAMALCPPWIDFDLDSALDGTNLLDEWTGDYSLLKLMLKPNGSERPSASDILARLPGHTA, from the exons ATGTCGATCCACCTTCATCCAATGGAGGACCGTGCAGCTGTCAGGGTTTACACAATTGCAG GTGCTCGGAAGAAATGGAGAACGATTGGCTTCTACACAATCTGCAGGATTATTTTGAAGGACAATTTGCCATCGTTCTCTACTGAACAACTTTTTGGCACTCAAGTTGTGCAGTTCAGTGTCAGGAGGTGTGAAGAGCTATTATTTCCACCCTTCCATCTGAAGTTCAAACAGGACTTCAATTCTCTCAAACGACTAG GCAAAGGAACTGAGGGCGAGGTCTTCAAGTGCTCTTCCAACTTCGCTGAATACGTTTGTGCTGTAAAAAAGGTTGTACCTTCAGATCTTATGATCACGTCAACAAATTTTGAGCCCAG CGACGTTACTATCCTCAGTGAGctcaatcatcctaacatagtgaAGTTGCACCTTTGCTGGAATGAACTTGGAAAAGACTATTTCGGTCGTCCTGCTGAGGTGACATTCACATCTATGCTGTTGTGTGACAG GACCTTATCTACCTTCCTAAAGGAGAACTCACGAATTGAGCTGGATACTGCTAATGACATTTTCCGCCAAATGATGATGGGCCTGCAGCATGCACACCAGCATCACATTGTACACCATGATTTAAAGCCAGATAATATACTGGTGGATGATAATCAAAGGATCATGATTTCTGATTTTGGAACTG CCAAGAAGAAGGAATCGCCCAACTCAATGCTTCAGCCTGGCGTGATTGGCAGTCTTCCATATAGCGCGCCAGAGGTTACAAACTTCCATGAATCTCATGATGAAAAA GCGGACATTTTTTCCGCTGGGATCATCTGCTATGAGCTATACATCCCTACTGTGGCTCATAGAGAACAGAAAGTCAAGGAGATGAGCAGGCGAATTAGGCAAGCTATGGCGTTATGCCCACCCTGGATTGATTTTGATCTTGATTCTGCTTTGGATGGGACAAATCTTTTGGATGAATGGACTGGCGACTACTCTCTTCTGAAGTTAATGCTGAAGCCCAATGGTTCAGAACGACCTTCTGCCTCAGACATCTTG GCCAGGCTACCAGGTCACACTGCATAA